ATTTTTCGGTTCGATCTGGGCGCCACGCCACCCCCGCCTCCTCCCCCGGACGGACACGCGTCATTCGccaatctctctctcgtgtgGGAGGCATGAACCGAGCCGGGAATATCCAGAACTCTCTCCAGCAAAAGATCAACAGACAAAAAACATCCATCAGTTATACGGCAGATCAAAAAGTAGCAACGGGGTGGAAGCGGCACAGAGATCAGGTCTTCGTTCATTTTAGTCAGTGGGTGCTCCCAAGGACTGAGATCTCACAGCAACTATCTAACATCACATCAGCCGGTCTGACCGCCAGAGTCCGCAGGACAACTTTAATCAAGAATCAATATAAAGGTAAAGGAGATCTAGACTGGTATATTTCACACTGTGCTCATTCAGAGGTTTCAACCTTgataaagggtcactggactctatACGTTAACTCAGCtgtctctccacagttgctgccagacctgctgagtttctccagcaatttctgtttttgttttggagaAAATGTACTCTCTATTTTCTCCTGCTTCATACAGTACTCCCAACGACACATCGTCTTGTTACCCAGGCTTGACAATAGTTGTAAGGTTTCGTATTCTAGTGGGGCTGGGAACGGTGGAAAAGGCGTGAAAGTTCTTTTAAGATAGCCACAGAATTAACTGACACAAAATCACATCTGCCAAAACAACTGCATGGTATATTCTATAATCTGTTCTGCTAATTACAAGTTGGCTTTACACTGATATATTGAAATTGTTTAATAATTTGAATTAAATGTAAATATCATAAGAAAGTGGAAGTTTTGCACTAAAGAAAATTAATTATTGGGCAGATTGAATTTAGCAACTTTGAACTAAGATGACGATTCTGTTGATTATGTGCAGGAGCATAAAAATATGTTGAATTAACAACAATCATACAGTCCACTAATCTATAATCGCTAAATGTAATGCATATACAGACTGTGTAATATATACACTGCATgtaatactgtgtgtagtttacATTGATTGTATATAATACATAGTGGTGCTGTAATATGGTGGTGACAGTGTTGTACAGCATCATCACCCAATAATACATGTTTATATTTCAATGGGTGACTAGTACTAGAGAAAGTACTGGACAGAAGTTGTAAAATATAAGCTTTTGTTTTGTAACAGTATTAAGCAGATTTCCTGTTTGCTTTGTAATTATTCAATTTTCCTCCCCTCAGAGCCCATTTTATTGCAATATTTAGACAAAATTTATTTTGGCATGATGCTGCTCCTACATTCAGGGAGGACCTTCTCATACCTGTCTCTCACTCCTGGGGAGGAGGCAAAGAAAGCTGGTCAGCCAATCAGTGACATGTCTCCCATCTCTGCCTCCGAACCACCCTTTCTAATTGTTgttccttctaaattccaaatgCCCTCCTACAAATTCTTCCTGCTCACTGCCTTCTCACCAGATCGATATTAAGACTAATCCTTTCCACGATCATTAAACTACAATTTTTATGTGCGACAGACTTTTAGAAGCTAGTCTTGATGTCATCTAGTCACTTCTTTTTTTATTTCATCGCCTTTACTATTCTCCTTTCCCCTTACAAAGATGCAATAAGAATCAGATTCACCAGTGCTCACTTTATCCAATTACTGTTGTGATCACATGCATCATTTTTTCCAACTCCTGCAGTTTAGAGATTCAGCAATAGTTAATGGATGGTTTAAAGATCCAGCTGGTATTAATGGAATAGTCAGGGGTCCTGCACTCTTTGGGGATCTTGTGGTGCATTGGTAATGTCCCCAGCCCTAGACCAAGAAACctaagttcaagtcccacttacaCCAGAAGTGTAATAACATCGCTGAACAGGTTGGATAGAAAATACCTCACTGATAGGAGATATGATTTCAACGCTAGAATTGTACTCAGTGTGGGTCACCAATGGGTGTATAACGCATTGATTCCAGCTGTTCGTAATAGGTGGATCAGGGATCTAGCTGCTactttccacccccaccccaaccatctGTTGTCCTATCTGCCATTAAGgcttttttaaaattaacaaaGGGTGAGCAATGACCTTGTTCCATGGTTGCCCCAGTCAGCACAGCTGCAACAAATTTTTACCAGGGCTTATTGtttagctaggagaaagtgaggactgcagatgctggagatcagagctgaaaatgtgttgctggaaaagcgcagcaggtcaggcagcatccaaggagcaggagaatcgacatttcgggcatcagccctttcctgaagaagggctcatgcccgaaacgtcaattctcctgctccttggatgctgcctgacctgctgcgcttttccagcaacacattttcagcttattgTTTAGCTGCCAAGGTATGCCCTAGAGTCAAGCATTAGGTGAGATCCCAATGAAAACTGCACTGATCAAAAAGTCCTTGATTACTATTTTTGGTAGAAGCCCACATTGTGTCCACTCTGGCCACTATCTGCCTGTGAGAGTCATAACATGAATTCTTTATCATGTGTACAGGGctgagagaaagagcaggaattATTTTGCCAATCCTACAAATTGGGCCCTGGCCTCTGCCAGTCTACCACTCTTCCCAGTGCCACAGGAGCCATTCAGCCGAGCAGGTCAGAGCCATCCCCATGGACAGACGTTCTGGCCAGGCTGCCCTGAGGCTCTCTAGTTACTGCCATAGCCGGCCAGCGTCATTTGAAAGCCAAAAAATGAAACACAGCGCCGAACGAACTGCTTTGTTGATCCGATCATTTATTTTAAACACGTTGCCTgcccagtgaaaacaaaccttgAGAGCAGTTGGGCAATGCTTGCAAAATGGTGACACTCACCAGTGTCTTGACTTTATGTTTCTTTCGATAGAATGTGTGGGGTAAATATCGCCCCTGTGTTCTTCCCCTGAAAAAGGACGAGGTTTCTTCTGATTTATGAGACTAAAAACCGCGTTGTTTACTCGCAGGTTCAGCAGCGAGTCCCCCGCAATGTCTTTGCCACGGACCCTTGGTGAACTGCAGCTGTACCGTGTCCTGCAGAGGGCCCATCTGCTGCCCTATTATAATACCTTCATCCAGCAGGGAGGGGATGATGTGCAGCAGCTCAGTGAGGCGGGTGAGGAGGAGTTCCTGGAAATCATGTCCCTGGTTGGCATGGCGACGAAGCCTCTCCATGTGCGAAGGCTCCAGAAGGCCTTGCAGGAGTGGGTCGTGAACCCAGCCGTTTTCAACCAGCCTCTGGCCTCTGTTCCCCTCAGTAGCTTCTCTGCGTCGAAACTGATTAATGCATCTTCACGGGAGTCAAAGAAGAGACCGGTTAGCAGCAGCAGAGGCGCTACTCCTGCAAAGCAAGGCAAACATCTGCGGAGTTTCAGCACTGCATCAGCAAGGAGCATCAGCCCCAACTCCCCATCCGATGGGAGGGAGAATTTCTCAGTGCAGTTTTCTGGTGAAGAGTGCCAACCGCCAGAACCTGACAGCAGCGTCCCAGGCAACGACCCCACATCTCCCCGAGAGAGCCCCACCCAACTGGACCTTGACACAGCGCAGACGATTACAGACAACGTCCGGCACACGGTGAAGACTTTCCCCAAAAGTTACCCCGATGTATTTTGGAAACTGAATAAAAAGTTTGCACAATCCGTCGGTCTCATCTTCCGAACGGATGACAATAATAATCCCGCGAAGGAGGAGGCTATCAGGAAGTCCGGCGGGCGATCCGAGTGGAAGCGCGGGAACAGCAGGCAGCTGTCAAAAGACGAGGTTGGGAACTCTGTAAATAACAACagttctctgagagaaaaaaaagtgagaGGGCGGTTTATTAAAATACAGTTGTGGGGAGGGAGATTAAAGGAGTGaacccactcccttcacacttGTACGGTTGTGTGTCTGGGCTGCTACAGTGAAATAAAAAGACAGGTCTTTAGAACAATTTATTTTGGCAATGCTGACAATGAACTTAAATGGAATCTTTCAGGTTTGATACCTTTAATTCAGGCTTTAACGTGTGTTGTGGACAGCTGCTGGGGAGGGCACAACCGAACATGGATGGCCAGATTTTAAAGCTGCAGTGAAATGTTAAGAAATTAGAGCAGTTGATAAGCAGCTTGCCTTTTTTTAATTGAGAAGGACAGGGCCTCGGAGTGTGGGGCATCACCATGGTTCAATAGAGTTAGAGAAAAGAACCATGAAGAGGAATGGTTAGGTGATGCTAACTGGAAATAGCAGAATCAATGATAACTTTTAAAATGGATATCGACAAGTATTTTAAACCATTTTTAAATAAAGAAAGTACAGCGAAAGGGACTAAGGAAAGATCTCTTCTTGAGTTTTTTTAATTTGTACGTTGTACAAGAAAGGGATAGGTAGACAGGATGAGGAGCTGCACAGTTTTGAGGATCTGGGACAAAGTAAGTCGCTTGTGCTTGTGGCAAGGAGCAACTCCGGCAATCGTTTGAGTTTTGAAATGGGCGGAAtttcacagcgccagggcccggggttcgattcccgcctcggggcgactgtccatgtggagtttacacgttctccccgtgtctgtgtgggtttcctctgggtggtctggttttctcctacagtccaaaggtgtgcaggttaggctggattctccgtgctaaattgtccccgtagtgcccagggatgtgcaggttagtgtgggattggccgtgctaaattgtccccgtagtgcccagggatgtgcaggttagtgtgggattggccgtgctaaattgtccccgtagtgcccagggatgtgcaggttagtgtgggattggccgtgctaaattgtccccgtagtgcccagggatgtacaggttagggtgggattggccgtgctaaattgtccccgtagtgcccagggatgtgcaggttagggtggattggccgtgctaaattgtccccatagtgcccagggatgtgcaggttagggtgggattggccgtgctaaattgtacccatagtgcccagggatgtgcaggttagggtgggattggctgtgctaaattgtccccatagtgcccagggatgtgcaggttagggtggattggccatgctaaattgtcccgtagtgcccagggatgtgcaggttagggtggattggccatgctaaattgtccccgtagtgcccaggggtgtgcaggatagggtggattggccgtgctaaattgtccccatagtgcccaggggtgtgcaggatacggtgtattggccatgctaaactgtcccgtagtgcccagggatgtacaggttagggtgggattggccgtgttaaagtgtctcatagtgcccagggatgtgcaggttagggtggattggccctgctaaattgtccccgtagtgcccagggatgtgcaggttagggtgggattggccgtgctaaattaggcaaaagtgaggactgcagatgctggaaaccagattgtggattagagtggtgctggaaaagtacagcaggtctggcagtatctgaggagcaggaaaattgacggttcgggcaaaagcccttcatcagcaatggaggcagggagcctccagggtggagagataaatttggggtgggggggggtgctgggaaaagatagcaaagagtacaataggtagggatggagatgataggtcagataggagaatgggggaaggtagcaaagagtacaatgtgtgaatgggggtggggatgaacgtgataggtcagggaggagggtggagtggataggtgggaagggagattggcaggtaggacaggtcatgaggatggtgctgagctggaaggttggagctggggtgaggtgagggaaggggaaatgaggaaactggtgaagtccacattgatgccctggggttgaagtgttccaaggcggaagatggtgcgttcttcctccagacgtcgggtggtgagggagcggcggtgaaggaggcccaggacctccatgtccttggcagagtgggagggggagttgaaatgttgggccacagggcggtggggttgattggtgcgagtgtcccggagatgttccctaaagcgctctgcgaggaggcgcccagtctccccaatgtagaggagaccgcaccgggagcaacagatacaataaatgatattagtggatgtgcaggtaaaactttgatggatgtggaaggctcctttagggccttggatggaggtgagggaggaggtgtgggcgcaggttttgcaattcctgcggtggcaggggaaggtgccaaggtgggagggtgggttgttgggggtgtggacctgaccaggtagtcacggtgggaatggtctttgcagaaggcggaaaggggtgggaagggaaacatatccctggtggtggggtctgtttggaggtggcggaaatgtcggcggatgatttggtttatgcgaaggttggtagggtggaaggtgagcaccagtggcgttctgtccttgttacggttggaggggtggggtcggagggcggaggtgcaggatgtggatgaggtgcattggagggcatctttaaccacgtgggaagggaaattgcggtctctaaagaaggaggccatctggtgtgttctgtggtggaactggtcctcctgagagctGATATGGcagagacagaggaattgggaatacgggatggcacttTTGCAagaggcagggtgggaagaggtgtaatccaggtagctgtgggagtcagtgggtttgtaaaaaaatgtcagtgtcaagtcggtcgtcactaatggagatggagaggtccaggaaggggagggaggtgtcagagatggtccaggtaaatttaaagtcagggtggaatgtgttggtgaagtcgatgaattgctcaacctcctcgcgggggCACGAGGTGCttaattgtcccataatgcccagggatgcacaagttagggtggattgaccgtgctaaattgtcccatagtgtccagggatgtgcaggttagggtgggattggccgtgctaaattgtcccatagtgtccagggatgtacaggttagggtggattggccgtgataaattgtcccatagtgcccaggggtgtgcaggatagggtggattggccgtgctaatttGTCCTgcagtgcccaggggtgtgcaggatagggtggattggccgtgctaaattgtcccgtagtgcccagggatgtacaggttagggtgggattggccgtgttaaattgtctcatagtgcccagggatgtgcaggttagggtggattggccctgctaaattgtcacatagtgcccagggatgtgcaggttagggtggattggctgcgCTAAATTattccgtagtgcccagggatttgcaagttagggtggattggccatgctaaattaggcagaggactgcagatgctggaaaccagattgtggattacagtggtgctggaaaagtacagcaggtctggcagcatctgaggagcaggaaaattgatggttcgggcaaaagcccttcatcagcaatggaggcagggagcctccagggtggagagataaatttggggtggggggggtgctgggaaaagatagcaaagagtacaataggtagggatggaggtgataggtcagataggagaatgggggaaggtagcaaagagtacaatgtgtGAATGGGGGTGCGGATGAATGttataggtcagggaggagggtggagcggataggtgggaagggagattggcaggtaggacaggtcatgaggatggtgctgagctggaaggttggagctggggtgaggtgagggaaggggaaatgaggaagctgttgaagtccacattgatgccctggggttgaagtgttccgaggcagaagatgaggcgttcttcctccagacgtcgggtggtgagggagcggcagtgaaggaggcccaggacctccatgtccttggcagagtgggagggggagttgaaatgttgggccacagggcggtggggttgattggtgcgggtgtctcggagatgttccctaaagcgctctgcgaggaggcgcccagtctccccaatgtagaggagaccgcaccgggagcaacagatacaataaatgatattagtggatgtgcaggtaaaactttgatggatgtggaaggctcctttagggccttggatggaggtgagggaggaggtgtgggcgcaggttttgcaattactgcggtggcaggggaaggtgccacggtggaagggtgggttgttgggggtgtggacctgaccaggtagtcacggagggaatggtctttgcagaaggcggaaaggggtggggagggaaatatatccctggtggtgtggtctgtttggaggtggcggaaatgtcggcggatgatttggtttatgcgaaggttggtagggtggaaggtgagcaccaggggcgttctgtccttgttacggttggaggggtggggtcggagggcggaggtgcaggatgtggatgaggtgcattggagggcatctttaaccacgtgggaagggaaattgcggtctctaaagaaggaggccatctggtgtgttctgtggtggaactggtcctcctgagagctGATATGGcagagacagaggaattgggaatacgggatggcacttTTGCAagaggcagggtgggaagaggtgtaatccaggtagctgtgggagtcagtgggtttgtaaaaaaatgtcagtgtcaagtcggtcgtcactaatggagatggagaggtccaggaaggggagggaggtgtcagagatggtccaggtaaatttaaggtcagggtggaatgtgttggtgaagtcgatgaattgctcaacctcctcgcgggagcacgaggtgcttaattgtcccataatgcccagggatgcacaagttagggtggattgaccgtgctaaattgtcctgtagtgcccagggatgtgtaggttagggtggattggccgtgctaaattgtcccatagtgtccagggatgtgcaggttagggtgggattggccgtgctaaattgtcccatagtgtccagggatgtgcaggttagggtgggattggccgtgctaaattgtcccgtagtgtccagggatgtgcaggttagggtgggattggccgtgctaaattgtcccgtagtgcccagggatgtgcaggttagggcgaattggccgtgctaa
The sequence above is a segment of the Chiloscyllium punctatum isolate Juve2018m chromosome X, sChiPun1.3, whole genome shotgun sequence genome. Coding sequences within it:
- the LOC140471357 gene encoding NGFI-A-binding protein 2-like isoform X1, yielding MRLKTALFTRRFSSESPAMSLPRTLGELQLYRVLQRAHLLPYYNTFIQQGGDDVQQLSEAGEEEFLEIMSLVGMATKPLHVRRLQKALQEWVVNPAVFNQPLASVPLSSFSASKLINASSRESKKRPVSSSRGATPAKQGKHLRSFSTASARSISPNSPSDGRENFSVQFSGEECQPPEPDSSVPGNDPTSPRESPTQLDLDTAQTITDNVRHTVKTFPKSYPDVFWKLNKKFAQSVGLIFRTDDNNNPAKEEAIRKSGGRSEWKRGNSRQLSKDELTSNEATAPFCTVDSNLLIGRVDFLSLARLVAQRQARLNSDEVHGLTVKNMKLEHHLESDLKHAMLIQSHTELIKHQGKASAGSRCNKEEDTGSLFRDSLSGQMQEAESGEYLKGN
- the LOC140471357 gene encoding NGFI-A-binding protein 2-like isoform X2 codes for the protein MSLPRTLGELQLYRVLQRAHLLPYYNTFIQQGGDDVQQLSEAGEEEFLEIMSLVGMATKPLHVRRLQKALQEWVVNPAVFNQPLASVPLSSFSASKLINASSRESKKRPVSSSRGATPAKQGKHLRSFSTASARSISPNSPSDGRENFSVQFSGEECQPPEPDSSVPGNDPTSPRESPTQLDLDTAQTITDNVRHTVKTFPKSYPDVFWKLNKKFAQSVGLIFRTDDNNNPAKEEAIRKSGGRSEWKRGNSRQLSKDEVGNSVNNNSSLREKKLTSNEATAPFCTVDSNLLIGRVDFLSLARLVAQRQARLNSDEVHGLTVKNMKLEHHLESDLKHAMLIQSHTELIKHQGKASAGSRCNKEEDTGSLFRDSLSGQMQEAESGEYLKGN